The Marivirga salinae DNA window ATATTATGAAAAAGTTGCTTGCTGTATTTAATAAATAATTTGGCTAATGTACTTTAGATGTAATAAATAATTGTTAAAAAAATAATAATGTTTTTTTGATAAAATTTTGGGTTTTGTTTGTTATGCCTAATATTATTCTGTTTTACGATAAATGGTTTGTTTAAAAACAACAAATACTTGTTGACAGATTCAATTTTATTTCAGAATAGAAACTCAATAATTTAACAAAACATAAAATTCATAAATGGCTGTAAATCAGAATTATGAATTTGTATGCTGGGTAGATAAATGTTTAAATATTTCAAAGAAATTGGACTTAATTAAGTTGTTGTAAAAAGAATCTTGCTTTAGTTTATTTAAACATATAATTAATTCGATTCCATTGGTTTAATTTTGGATCCTTTCAAGAGGTTTCAAGAGGTTGTTTTGCGAAGTAAAATCATTTATAAAATTTGTAAACATACGTAAGAATAACTGAATGATAATACAAAATTATTGAAGGTTTAATCCATAAAACCTAATACTTTTAGATGAGTTAATACTGTATCTAATTTTTAAGAAAAGTCACTTATGGATAAGCCCAATTCGTTTAAAATTCCTAATACAAATCAAAAGAGAATAGTTATTATCGGTGGAGGTTTTGCCGGTATCACCATGGCCAAAAAATTCGCTGGTCAAGATGTTCAAGTAGTATTACTTGACAGACATAATTATCATACTTTTCAGCCTTTGCTCTATCAAGTTGCTACTGCTGGTCTTGAGCCTGATTCCATAGCAGGGCCTTTGCGAAAATTACTCGAGAATCATAAGAATATCTTTTTTAGAATGGCTACAGTGACTAAGATTGATCAAAGTGAGAATAGAATAATCAGTAATGTAGGCGAGTTATCTTTCGATTATCTCATAATAGCTGCAGGCTCCAAAACTAATTTCTTTGGTCAAAATGAAAAATTTGAGAAAGCATTTCCACTTAAGCAAATCCCTCAGGCCTTGGATTTCCGGAGTCATATACTGCAGAATTTTGAAGAGGCAGTGCTTAGCTCTGATGAAGATAAGATTGAGCGATTAATGAATATTGTAATTGTGGGTGGTGGTCCTACAGGTGTAGAGCTTGCCGGTGCTCTAGGAGAACTTAAGAAGCACGTCCTTCCAAATGATTATCCTGATTTAGACTTCAGCAAATTCAATATTTATTTAGTGGAAGGGATGGACAGATTGTTGGGAGGTATGTCTGAATTCGCTGACAAAAAAGCTCAAAAATATCTGAAAAAATTTGAAGTAAATGTAAAGCTAAACACTATGGTGAATAGCTTTGATGGTGAAAAGGTAGTTTTTAGTAATGATGAAACGCTACCTTCTTCCACATTGCTATGGGGAGCAGGAGTAATGGGCAATGTTATTGAAGGACTGCCTGAGGATAGTGTGAAGAACAGCAGATATAAGGTAGATCGATATAATTTGGTAGAGGGGACAGAAAATGTTTATGCAGTTGGAGATATAGCTTTAATGGAAACAGAAGATTTCCCTAAAGGACATCCAATGTTGGCGCCTGTTGCTATGCAACAAGGTGAAAGATTAGCAAGGAATATCATTTTATCCCTGAATGGAAAGGAACAGAAGCCTTTTAAATATTTAGATAAAGGCAGTATGGCAACAGTAGGTCGTAATAAAGCAGTGGTGGATTTACCAAAGAATCTTCATTTTGGCGGCTTTTTTGCATGGTTCATTTGGATGTTTGTGCACCTTATTTCCATTGTAGGATTCAGAAATAAGATTGTGATTCTTAGTAACTGGATATGGAATTATTTCACTTACGACAGAGGTACCCGGCTAATCATTCGTCCTTTCGTTCCTAAAGTGAAGGACTCAAAAAGCGAAGGTCAAAAATAATCATTTGACAAGCGGTTTCTTAAATCTTAAAAAAGAAGCTTATTTTGTGGCATAGTTATTTTACTTTCCATGAAGTGGATGCACAGATATAATGAATAAAAAGGTACTTTATTGGACGTTACAATTTATAGGTTGGTCTGCTTATGGCTTGCTCAATATTTTTTTAGCGTATTTTGGAGAAAATTTATCTAATCAGCAGATAATTATACAGCTTATTCTTGTCCCTTTTTACATTTTTCTGACCCATATCTATAGGAGCTTTATCATAAGAAATGGTTGGCTGAAAATCATTATTCAAAAACTGGTGGTTAGAGTAATTATTGCCTGCTTTATTCTCAGTGTTATTAATTACGTATTCTTATTCGGACTGTCGTCATTGTTGGGTTTTCTAGACCCTGCTTTTGATCTTAACCCTAGGGTGATTTTTCTAAATATTCTAGCCTATGTGATCTTGTTTTTTCTTTGGTCGCTGGTGTATTTCATGTATCATTATGTTGAAAACTACAATCGCTCACTTAAATATGATGCTGCAATGAATGAAATTGAGCTTAACAATTTGAAATCACAGCTTAATCCTCATTTTATATTTAATGCATTAAACAGCGTGAGGGCTTTAGTGGATGAAGATCCTGTAAAAGCAAAGAATTCTATTACACAATTATCCAATATTCTCAGAAACTCATTAATATTGGATAAGAAAAGATTGATTAACTTCAATGATGAATTAAATACAGTTATCGACTTTTTAGCATTGGAAAAGATAAGGTATGAAGAAAGGCTCACTACAGAGTTTGTGATTCACCCTGATTCTTATAAATATCAAGTACCGCCTTTGATGATTCAAACATTAGTTGAAAATGGGATAAAGCATGGTATTTCTAATTTAACATATGGTGGAAAGTTGTCAATTGAAACTCAAGTGGATGATAAAAAATGTTTGAATATCTTTATCAGAAATTCTGGGAACTTTAAATTGGATAAAAGAAGGAAACACAAAGGCTTTGGATTAGAAAATACAAAGCAAAGATTAAAGTTAATCTTTGATAAAGCAGCTTCGTTTAGTATCAAAAATGAACAAGAGGGAACGGTATTAACCATAGTGAAAATCCCTCAAATCAATTATTGAAAATTTTTAATTTATAAATATGAAGGTATTAATTATTGATGATGAAAGGTTGGCTCGTAAAGAACTTAGTAATTTATTAGCTGAATATAAAGATATTGAAATATTGGGTGAGGCAGCGAATGCAGACGAAGCCGAAGAAATGATTGATAAGCATAATCCAGACCTTATATTTCTGGATATTCAAATGCCAGGTAGAACAGGATTTGAATTATTAGAAACCTTAGAAAAAACCCCTAAAGTTATATTTACCACTGCCTATGATGAATATGCCTTGAAAGCCTTTGAATTCAACGCCTTGGATTACCTTCTAAAGCCCATTGAGCCAAAAAGATTAACAGAATCAGTTAATAAAATCAGGAAAGAAGTAGAAATTCAAGAAGAACAAAATATCAAGAGCAATCAACTTACTGTCAACGATCAGGTTTTCGTAAAAGATGGAGATAATTGCTGGTTTGTGAAATTGAAAGATGTTCGCTTATTTGAATCGGATGGTAATTATATCAAAGTTTATTTTGATAAAAACAAGCCTATGATTCATAAGTCCTTAAATGCCTTGGATGAAAAGCTCGATAACAAGCATTTCTTCAGAGTAAGCCGAAAGCATATCATCAATTTAGAATGGATAGATGAGATTGAAACTTGGTTCAATGGGGGCTTGATGGTAAAATTGAAAGGTGGAGATAAGGTAGAGGTAAGTCGAAGACAGGCCACTAAGTTTAAAGATTTAATGAGTCTTTAATTCACCAAAAATAAATCTGAAGCCAATTTATCTGCTAAAAGCCTTCCTTTTAAAGTAAGCTTCAAATGATGACCTTCTAAAATGCAAAGCTCTGAGCTTATCCATTGCTCAATTTGGGGTTTTGCATTTTTTATTAAATCATAATTCAGTTCATTTTTCAGATATTGAATATTGCAACCAACTGAGGTTCGTAAGGAAGTCATCAAATATTCATTAATACGATCTTCAGTTGTTAAAATATCCATTTCGGCAGGGATTTCATTCTTCTCAAGCGCCTTCAAATATTTTGCATTATTAGAGATATTGAATTGTCTGTTTTTGCCATCATATGAATGAGCGGAAGGACCAATGCCCAAATAAGGCTTTTGTTGCCAGTAGCTGCTGTTATGTTTGGAATGGAAACCCTTTTTCGCAAAGTTGGAAACCTCATAATGTTTATAATCCGATTTCAGTAAATATTCAGATAAATGATAGAATTGTTCTGAAGCATAGTCTTCTGAGGCTTCATTTAATTTTCCTTTTTGTTGCCATCTGCCAAAAACCGTATCGGGTTCAATAGTAAGGCAATAGGAAGAAATATGTGGCGGCTGAAAATCAACCAATGTTTTTAAATCCCTTTCCCAGGTCTCATGAGTAGAAATTGGAATCCCATAAATCAAATCTAGACTGAAATTATTGAATTCACTTTCTTTTATCCACTCCAAGCATTTAAAAGCTTCTTTGCTATTATGGGCGCGGTTCATCCATTTCAAAACATCTTCATCAAAAGATTGAATGCCCACGCTCAAGCGATTGATACCATTTTGAAATAGCATACTTAATTTGTCAGGTGTAATATCATCAGGATTGGCCTCAAATGTAATCTCAGCTTCTGAAGAAATATTATTATGTTTTTTGAGGGAGTTTAATATTAATTTTAGATGACTTTCTTCCAAAACGGAAGGAGTTCCGCCACCAAAATAAATAGATTCAATGAGTTCTCCCCCAAGATAATCTTGCTGCAGCTCAATTTCTTTGCGGATTGCTTCCACCATTTCGTTTTTAATCACCATATTGGTGGAAAAATGAAAGTCACAGTAGAAGCATGCCTGCTTACAAAAGGGAATATGTATGTATATACCTGCCAAAATTAATGCAAATCTAGCTCGAATTTTACAGAAGTACCTGCTACTGCCTCTCCTATATTTTATCATACCGACAATTTCATTTGCACAAAATTCAAGTGACAGCCTTTTCCAACAGAAAAAAGTAATTCAAGATTCCTTAATTAAGTCAGGTTTTTGGGAAGCACAAGTTGAAATTGATGAAAATGATAATCTTCAAATTCTTAAAGGAAGGCCATATTACTGGCATTCAATAAATGTGTCTGAAGATCAATTAACTTCTGATATTCCCTTCTTAAAAAAATTAAAAGGGGAAGTTGCAAATCAATTCGTTTTAAATATTCAAATCAAAGAGTACATAATAGAAAATTATCATAGAAATGGTTATCCCTTAGCGAAGGCAAGCTTATCAATTGATAATTTAAATGATAATCAGATTCAGGCTTCCATAAATATAATTGCACAAAATTATATTCTAAATGATTCATTAAATATAGAAGGAGATAGTCAAGTGGTAAATTCAACCTATTTAAGCAATGTATTGGACTTGGAATATGATAAGCCTTTTGATATAAAAGCATTTAATAATATTACAGATAAAATAAGCGAATTGGAATACATAAGTTTATCCTCTTTACCTCAATTAGCTTTCGCAAATAATAAAGCAATAATTAATCTAAAGATTAAAGAAGAAAGAGTCAATCAGTTTGATGCTATCATAGGATTAGTACCCGAAGGCTCTCGAACTAATTTGACTGGTCAGGTTGATGCACGATTAAGAAATTTATTTAAAAGAGGAGTTGGGATAGATATGTTTTGGCAAAAATATTCTGCTAATTC harbors:
- a CDS encoding NAD(P)/FAD-dependent oxidoreductase, with the protein product MDKPNSFKIPNTNQKRIVIIGGGFAGITMAKKFAGQDVQVVLLDRHNYHTFQPLLYQVATAGLEPDSIAGPLRKLLENHKNIFFRMATVTKIDQSENRIISNVGELSFDYLIIAAGSKTNFFGQNEKFEKAFPLKQIPQALDFRSHILQNFEEAVLSSDEDKIERLMNIVIVGGGPTGVELAGALGELKKHVLPNDYPDLDFSKFNIYLVEGMDRLLGGMSEFADKKAQKYLKKFEVNVKLNTMVNSFDGEKVVFSNDETLPSSTLLWGAGVMGNVIEGLPEDSVKNSRYKVDRYNLVEGTENVYAVGDIALMETEDFPKGHPMLAPVAMQQGERLARNIILSLNGKEQKPFKYLDKGSMATVGRNKAVVDLPKNLHFGGFFAWFIWMFVHLISIVGFRNKIVILSNWIWNYFTYDRGTRLIIRPFVPKVKDSKSEGQK
- a CDS encoding sensor histidine kinase; amino-acid sequence: MNKKVLYWTLQFIGWSAYGLLNIFLAYFGENLSNQQIIIQLILVPFYIFLTHIYRSFIIRNGWLKIIIQKLVVRVIIACFILSVINYVFLFGLSSLLGFLDPAFDLNPRVIFLNILAYVILFFLWSLVYFMYHYVENYNRSLKYDAAMNEIELNNLKSQLNPHFIFNALNSVRALVDEDPVKAKNSITQLSNILRNSLILDKKRLINFNDELNTVIDFLALEKIRYEERLTTEFVIHPDSYKYQVPPLMIQTLVENGIKHGISNLTYGGKLSIETQVDDKKCLNIFIRNSGNFKLDKRRKHKGFGLENTKQRLKLIFDKAASFSIKNEQEGTVLTIVKIPQINY
- a CDS encoding LytR/AlgR family response regulator transcription factor, producing the protein MKVLIIDDERLARKELSNLLAEYKDIEILGEAANADEAEEMIDKHNPDLIFLDIQMPGRTGFELLETLEKTPKVIFTTAYDEYALKAFEFNALDYLLKPIEPKRLTESVNKIRKEVEIQEEQNIKSNQLTVNDQVFVKDGDNCWFVKLKDVRLFESDGNYIKVYFDKNKPMIHKSLNALDEKLDNKHFFRVSRKHIINLEWIDEIETWFNGGLMVKLKGGDKVEVSRRQATKFKDLMSL
- the hemW gene encoding radical SAM family heme chaperone HemW — translated: MAGIYIHIPFCKQACFYCDFHFSTNMVIKNEMVEAIRKEIELQQDYLGGELIESIYFGGGTPSVLEESHLKLILNSLKKHNNISSEAEITFEANPDDITPDKLSMLFQNGINRLSVGIQSFDEDVLKWMNRAHNSKEAFKCLEWIKESEFNNFSLDLIYGIPISTHETWERDLKTLVDFQPPHISSYCLTIEPDTVFGRWQQKGKLNEASEDYASEQFYHLSEYLLKSDYKHYEVSNFAKKGFHSKHNSSYWQQKPYLGIGPSAHSYDGKNRQFNISNNAKYLKALEKNEIPAEMDILTTEDRINEYLMTSLRTSVGCNIQYLKNELNYDLIKNAKPQIEQWISSELCILEGHHLKLTLKGRLLADKLASDLFLVN